A stretch of Microbacterium sp. 4R-513 DNA encodes these proteins:
- a CDS encoding acetate kinase, whose protein sequence is MSVVLVVNSGSSSFKYQLIDMNAEAVLASGLVERIGQAVGESAHTVFFAAAEGGASVTAADATYRRELPIPDHTAGFRVMLDAFAQHGPSLDDRAPVAVGHRVVHGGARFFEPTLITPLVEINIDELSVLAPLHNPGALQGIKAARAAFPELPHVAIFDTAFHQTLPPAAYTYAIDRDLAETHRIRRYGFHGTSHKFVSEAAAAFLGRPLADLRQIVFHLGNGASVTAIDGGRSVDTSMGLTPLQGLVMGTRSGDIDPAVLFHLARRADMSFDDLDALLNKRSGLLGLAGVSDMRDITAGVERGDAAATLAFEVYLHRLRSYAGAYLAVLGGADVISFTAGVGENAPAVRAGALATLGFAGIEIDPERNAARGRGIRVISTDASSVTVLVVPTDEELEIARQTLSVAR, encoded by the coding sequence GTGAGCGTCGTCCTGGTCGTCAACAGCGGCTCGTCGTCGTTCAAGTACCAGCTGATCGACATGAATGCCGAGGCCGTCCTCGCGTCGGGGCTGGTCGAGCGCATCGGCCAGGCGGTGGGGGAGTCCGCGCACACCGTGTTCTTCGCGGCCGCGGAGGGAGGGGCATCCGTCACCGCGGCCGACGCCACCTACCGCCGGGAGCTGCCGATCCCCGACCACACGGCCGGGTTCCGGGTCATGCTGGACGCGTTCGCCCAGCACGGCCCGTCGCTCGACGATCGCGCACCCGTCGCGGTCGGCCACCGGGTCGTGCACGGCGGCGCGCGGTTCTTCGAGCCGACGCTCATCACACCGCTCGTCGAGATCAACATCGACGAGCTCTCCGTGCTCGCGCCGCTCCACAACCCGGGTGCGCTGCAGGGCATCAAGGCCGCGCGGGCGGCGTTCCCCGAGCTGCCGCACGTCGCGATCTTCGACACGGCGTTCCATCAGACGCTTCCGCCCGCGGCCTACACGTATGCGATCGACCGCGACCTCGCGGAGACGCACCGCATCCGCCGGTACGGCTTCCACGGCACCTCGCACAAGTTCGTCTCGGAGGCCGCCGCGGCCTTCCTCGGCCGGCCGCTCGCCGACCTGCGGCAGATCGTCTTCCACCTCGGCAACGGGGCATCCGTCACCGCGATCGACGGCGGCCGGTCCGTCGACACCTCCATGGGCCTCACGCCTCTGCAGGGCCTCGTCATGGGCACCCGCTCGGGCGACATCGACCCCGCGGTGCTGTTCCACCTGGCCCGCCGCGCCGACATGTCGTTCGACGACCTCGACGCGCTCCTCAACAAGCGCAGCGGGCTCCTGGGCCTCGCGGGCGTCAGCGACATGCGCGACATCACCGCGGGTGTCGAGCGAGGGGATGCCGCGGCCACCCTCGCGTTCGAGGTCTACCTGCATCGGCTGCGCTCGTACGCGGGAGCGTACCTGGCCGTCCTCGGCGGCGCCGACGTCATCTCCTTCACCGCGGGGGTGGGCGAGAACGCCCCCGCCGTGCGGGCCGGCGCCCTCGCGACGCTCGGCTTCGCCGGCATCGAGATCGACCCCGAGCGCAATGCGGCCCGGGGCCGCGGCATCCGGGTCATCTCGACCGATGCCTCGTCGGTGACGGTCCTCGTCGTCCCGACGGACGAAGAGCTCGAGATCGCGCGTCAGACGCTGTCCGTCGCACGGTGA
- a CDS encoding beta-phosphoglucomutase family hydrolase, whose translation MPADALPDLTTFDAVLFDLDGVLTPTAEVHMHAWRTMFEELFSAWGIQPPYDDRDYFEYLDGKKRYDGVASILRSRDVEVHWGDPSDPPATDTICGIGNRKNEVFARVLRSDGIAPYPGSLALLDALAEAGTPVAVVSSSKNAEEVLQVAGLRDRFPVVMDGVIAERDHLASKPAPDVFVEAARMLQVDPSRSVAVEDALSGVQSAVAGGFGLVVGVDRGVGADDLRRAGAHVVVSDLEELVP comes from the coding sequence GTGCCCGCTGACGCCCTGCCCGATCTGACCACGTTCGACGCAGTGCTCTTCGACCTCGACGGCGTGCTGACGCCGACCGCCGAGGTCCACATGCACGCGTGGCGGACGATGTTCGAAGAGCTCTTCTCGGCGTGGGGCATCCAGCCGCCGTACGACGACCGCGACTACTTCGAATACCTCGACGGCAAGAAGCGGTACGACGGCGTCGCGAGCATCCTGCGCAGCCGCGATGTCGAGGTGCACTGGGGCGATCCGTCCGACCCGCCCGCCACCGACACGATCTGCGGCATCGGCAATCGCAAGAACGAGGTGTTCGCGCGCGTGCTGCGCAGCGACGGCATCGCGCCCTATCCGGGCTCGCTGGCCCTCCTCGACGCGCTCGCCGAGGCCGGTACGCCGGTCGCCGTCGTGTCGAGCTCGAAGAACGCCGAAGAGGTCCTGCAGGTGGCGGGCCTGCGCGACCGCTTCCCCGTCGTGATGGACGGGGTCATCGCCGAGCGCGACCACCTCGCCTCGAAGCCGGCGCCCGACGTCTTCGTCGAGGCCGCGCGGATGCTGCAGGTCGACCCGTCCCGCAGCGTCGCCGTCGAGGACGCGCTGAGCGGCGTGCAGTCCGCCGTCGCCGGAGGCTTCGGCCTCGTCGTCGGCGTGGACCGCGGCGTCGGCGCAGACGACCTGCGCCGTGCCGGCGCCCACGTCGTCGTCTCAGACCTGGAGGAACTGGTTCCATGA
- a CDS encoding glycoside hydrolase family 65 protein — MIDRDRFPVDPWKLVERSFNAGDTGVTETLFAVGNGYLGFRGNIPEGRHAHEHGTFINGFHETFPIRHAEQAYGFAEVGQAIINAPDSKVMRVYVDDEPLSFDIADVREYERVLDMRDGVVRRHVVWSTPSGKEVRIDFERMVSFEEKHLAIMRVDVTVLNADAPVTISSQIINRQDGEDVYGGAPAHPARAGFDPRKTERLQERVLQPQEYWQDELRSALSYRVTNSGMTIAVLADHLVETENEYSARRLVEPDIAKNVFRVHAKAGVPIRVTKLVSYHTSRGVPAREIVDRCRRTLDRALEVGVDEHFRQQRAWLDAFWERSDVRIAGHDSLQQATRWCLFQLAQAAARADGQGIPAKGLTGSGYSGHYFWDTEIYVLPFLAYTTPQWARNALRMRYLMLPAGRRRAFQLNEAGALFPWRTINGEEASAYYAAGTAQYHINADVSFALAKYVRATGDNEFLFREGVDIAVETARLWTTLGFWRTTNGDLPVEVETFHIHGVTGPDEYTTVVNDNLFTNVMARFNLRFAARTVRLMADTDPEAYRVMVERLALDPEEPDAWDRAAEAMHIPYSAALGIHPQDAVFLEREIWDLEHTPPDKRPLLLHFHPLVIYRYQVLKQADVVLALFLQGNHFTDEEKLADFEYYDPLTTGDSTLSAVVQSILAAEVGYQDLALEYFQQSAFVDLGDLHHNASDGVHVASAGGVWTALVSGFGGMRDHFGELTFDPRLPASWDELAYSLEWHGTRLHIALTRSELRVTAGEGDPVSFSVRGTAFTAMPGEELVIPLADQGPVIPGRPTIRQFEDVRREDGTLLVASIPTVTSAIPIITDTGVLGTLEAPAEPGETVGA; from the coding sequence ATGATCGACCGCGACCGCTTCCCCGTCGACCCCTGGAAGCTCGTCGAGAGGAGCTTCAACGCGGGGGACACGGGGGTGACCGAGACGCTCTTCGCCGTCGGCAACGGCTATCTCGGCTTCCGCGGGAACATCCCCGAGGGGCGCCACGCGCACGAGCACGGCACGTTCATCAACGGTTTCCACGAGACGTTCCCGATCCGGCACGCCGAGCAGGCGTACGGCTTCGCCGAGGTCGGGCAGGCGATCATCAACGCGCCCGACTCGAAGGTCATGCGCGTCTACGTCGACGACGAGCCGCTGTCGTTCGACATCGCCGATGTGCGCGAGTACGAGCGCGTCCTCGACATGCGCGACGGCGTCGTGCGCCGCCACGTCGTGTGGTCCACGCCCTCGGGCAAAGAGGTGCGGATCGACTTCGAGCGAATGGTCTCATTCGAGGAGAAGCACCTCGCGATCATGCGCGTCGACGTCACCGTCCTGAACGCCGACGCCCCGGTCACGATCAGCAGCCAGATCATCAACCGGCAGGACGGCGAGGACGTCTACGGCGGTGCGCCGGCCCACCCGGCCAGAGCCGGGTTCGACCCCCGCAAGACCGAGCGTCTGCAGGAGCGGGTGCTCCAGCCGCAGGAGTACTGGCAGGACGAGCTGCGCTCGGCGCTGTCGTACCGGGTCACGAACTCGGGCATGACGATCGCGGTGCTCGCCGATCACCTGGTCGAGACCGAGAACGAGTACTCAGCACGGCGCCTGGTCGAGCCCGACATCGCCAAGAATGTCTTCCGCGTGCACGCCAAGGCCGGCGTGCCGATCCGCGTCACGAAGCTCGTGAGCTACCACACGTCGCGGGGGGTGCCGGCGCGCGAGATCGTCGACCGGTGCCGTCGTACGCTCGACCGTGCGCTCGAGGTGGGCGTCGACGAGCACTTCCGGCAGCAGCGCGCCTGGCTCGACGCGTTCTGGGAGCGGTCCGACGTGCGGATCGCCGGGCACGACTCCCTGCAGCAGGCGACGCGGTGGTGCCTCTTCCAGCTCGCGCAGGCGGCGGCGCGCGCCGACGGGCAGGGCATCCCCGCCAAGGGCCTCACGGGCTCCGGATACAGCGGCCACTACTTCTGGGACACCGAGATCTACGTCCTGCCGTTCCTCGCCTACACGACCCCACAGTGGGCCCGCAATGCGCTTCGGATGCGCTACCTCATGCTTCCGGCCGGGCGCCGGCGCGCGTTCCAGCTCAACGAGGCGGGCGCGCTCTTCCCGTGGCGGACGATCAACGGGGAAGAGGCATCCGCGTACTACGCCGCCGGCACGGCGCAGTACCACATCAACGCGGACGTGAGCTTCGCGCTCGCCAAGTACGTCCGGGCGACGGGCGACAACGAGTTCCTCTTCCGCGAGGGGGTCGACATCGCCGTCGAGACCGCGCGGCTGTGGACGACCCTCGGGTTCTGGCGCACGACGAACGGCGACCTGCCCGTCGAGGTCGAGACATTCCACATCCACGGCGTGACCGGTCCCGACGAGTACACGACGGTCGTCAACGACAACCTCTTCACGAACGTCATGGCCCGCTTCAACCTGCGGTTCGCTGCCCGGACGGTCCGGCTCATGGCCGACACCGATCCGGAGGCGTACCGGGTGATGGTCGAGCGCCTCGCGCTGGACCCCGAAGAGCCCGATGCCTGGGACCGGGCCGCCGAGGCGATGCACATCCCCTACAGCGCGGCCCTCGGCATCCACCCGCAGGATGCCGTATTCCTCGAGCGCGAGATCTGGGACCTCGAGCACACCCCGCCCGACAAGCGGCCGCTGCTCCTGCATTTCCACCCGCTCGTGATCTACCGCTACCAGGTGCTCAAGCAGGCCGACGTCGTGCTCGCCCTCTTCCTGCAGGGCAACCACTTCACCGACGAGGAGAAGCTGGCCGACTTCGAGTACTACGACCCGCTGACGACGGGCGACTCGACGCTCTCGGCGGTCGTGCAGTCGATCCTCGCGGCCGAGGTCGGCTACCAGGACCTCGCGCTGGAGTACTTCCAGCAGTCCGCGTTCGTCGACCTCGGAGACCTGCACCACAACGCGTCGGACGGCGTGCACGTGGCCTCGGCGGGCGGCGTCTGGACGGCGCTCGTCTCGGGATTCGGCGGCATGCGCGACCACTTCGGGGAGCTCACCTTCGACCCGCGCCTCCCCGCCTCGTGGGACGAGCTGGCCTACTCCCTCGAGTGGCACGGCACGCGCCTGCACATCGCGCTCACCCGCAGCGAGCTGCGTGTCACGGCAGGCGAGGGCGATCCGGTCAGCTTCAGCGTCCGCGGCACGGCCTTCACGGCCATGCCGGGCGAAGAGCTCGTCATCCCGCTCGCGGACCAGGGTCCGGTCATCCCCGGACGCCCGACGATCCGTCAGTTCGAGGACGTCCGCCGCGAGGACGGCACGCTCCTGGTCGCCTCGATCCCGACGGTCACCTCGGCGATCCCGATCATCACCGACACCGGTGTGCTCGGAACGCTGGAGGCTCCCGCAGAGCCCGGCGAGACCGTCGGCGCGTGA
- a CDS encoding DNA polymerase III subunit gamma and tau, protein MTTALYRRYRPETFGEMIGQSQVTEPLMTALRGDRVGHAYLFSGPRGCGKTTSARILARCLNCAEGPTDVPCGKCDSCIELGRGGGGSLDVVEIDAASHNGVDDARDLRERAIFAPARDRFKIFILDEAHMVTPQGFNALLKLVEEPPDHVKFIFATTEPEKVIGTIRSRTHHYPFRLVPPAAMLAYVQELCETEHVTVESGVLPLVVRAGGGSPRDTLSLLDQLIAGSEGSVVAYERAVALLGYTHAELLDEVVDAFAATDASAAFAAIDRVVQTGQDPRRFVDDLLERLRDLIVVAATGQGAAAVLRGVSAEELARMERQAEGFGSARLSHTADLVIATLDDMTGATSPRLQLELMVARVLAAASASAAAPAVAAGAAPVGAASATAPASAPSRAAAAATPAGGAAPAAPASGAAPAAPTDSPEPELAKRVAGTTPGPLAPSTSAPAVPESALPAPVQPAPSVPSGPVTLQRMKDAWPEVLGRLEDISRSSWLVASAATVVGLRDDVLTLTFQSQSDVAKFKQLSAGAGPSEDLRSAILAVLGIRVKYIAKHDAEGGGAGGPGPSTPPPAAPRAERAPVRAAAPARAAAAPVTEWAVAPIPDAAPSAPVESPTMTAPADSATAPTAGVAQFPIDDDPDEAAAETARLRTATLAPVREGEVLPQTEVEPSIRPDDVDEVDDLEIAASVDTPVPPSIAPPLGVLPQATATPPRGGRPAPGGPQRYGEAVVRQVLGATFIREEPYEPPTRFS, encoded by the coding sequence GTGACCACCGCTCTCTATCGCCGCTATCGTCCTGAGACGTTCGGCGAGATGATCGGCCAGTCGCAGGTGACCGAGCCGCTCATGACCGCGCTGCGCGGCGACCGGGTCGGCCACGCCTATCTCTTCTCGGGCCCGCGCGGCTGCGGCAAGACGACGTCTGCCCGCATCCTCGCGCGCTGTCTCAACTGCGCCGAAGGACCGACCGACGTCCCGTGCGGCAAGTGCGACAGCTGCATCGAGCTCGGCCGCGGGGGAGGCGGGTCGCTCGACGTCGTCGAGATCGACGCAGCCTCGCACAACGGCGTCGACGACGCGCGGGATCTGCGCGAGCGGGCGATCTTCGCCCCGGCTCGCGACCGCTTCAAGATCTTCATCCTCGACGAGGCGCACATGGTCACGCCGCAGGGCTTCAACGCTCTCCTGAAGCTCGTCGAAGAGCCGCCCGACCACGTCAAGTTCATCTTCGCGACGACCGAGCCCGAGAAGGTCATCGGCACGATCCGCTCGCGCACGCACCACTACCCCTTCCGGCTGGTGCCGCCCGCTGCGATGCTCGCGTACGTGCAGGAGCTGTGCGAGACCGAGCATGTGACGGTCGAGTCCGGGGTCCTGCCGCTCGTCGTGCGTGCGGGCGGAGGGTCTCCGCGTGACACCCTGTCGCTCCTCGACCAGCTCATCGCCGGCTCCGAAGGCTCCGTCGTGGCCTACGAACGAGCCGTGGCGCTGCTCGGCTACACGCACGCCGAGCTCCTCGACGAGGTCGTCGACGCCTTCGCGGCGACGGATGCCTCGGCCGCCTTCGCCGCGATCGACCGAGTCGTGCAGACCGGGCAAGACCCCCGTCGCTTCGTCGACGATCTGCTCGAGCGACTGCGCGACCTCATCGTCGTCGCCGCGACGGGGCAGGGCGCCGCGGCCGTGCTGCGCGGCGTCTCGGCCGAAGAGCTCGCGCGGATGGAGCGCCAGGCCGAGGGCTTCGGCTCGGCGCGGCTCTCGCACACCGCCGACCTCGTGATCGCCACCCTGGACGACATGACCGGGGCGACCTCGCCGCGCCTGCAGCTCGAGCTCATGGTGGCCCGCGTGCTCGCGGCGGCGAGCGCCTCGGCTGCCGCCCCGGCTGTCGCCGCTGGTGCGGCTCCGGTCGGTGCGGCATCCGCGACGGCGCCCGCATCAGCGCCTTCACGGGCTGCTGCCGCAGCGACGCCGGCTGGTGGTGCGGCCCCCGCGGCGCCGGCATCCGGTGCGGCCCCCGCGGCGCCGACGGACTCCCCGGAGCCCGAGCTCGCGAAGCGAGTGGCGGGGACGACGCCGGGTCCCCTGGCACCGTCGACGTCGGCTCCCGCGGTTCCCGAGTCGGCCCTTCCCGCGCCCGTCCAGCCCGCGCCGTCGGTGCCGTCCGGCCCCGTCACGCTCCAGCGGATGAAGGACGCGTGGCCCGAGGTGCTCGGCCGGCTCGAAGACATCAGCCGCTCCTCGTGGCTCGTCGCATCCGCGGCGACCGTCGTGGGGCTCAGAGACGACGTCCTCACGCTCACCTTCCAGAGCCAGAGCGACGTCGCGAAGTTCAAGCAGCTCTCCGCGGGCGCCGGCCCGAGCGAAGACCTCCGCTCGGCGATCCTGGCTGTCCTCGGCATCCGCGTGAAGTACATCGCGAAGCACGATGCCGAGGGCGGTGGCGCCGGGGGACCGGGGCCCTCGACCCCGCCTCCTGCCGCGCCGCGCGCCGAGCGGGCGCCGGTCCGTGCCGCTGCACCCGCCCGTGCCGCCGCCGCGCCGGTGACCGAGTGGGCCGTCGCGCCGATTCCGGATGCCGCGCCCTCGGCGCCGGTCGAATCGCCGACGATGACCGCGCCGGCCGACTCGGCCACGGCCCCCACCGCGGGCGTCGCGCAGTTCCCGATCGACGACGACCCCGACGAGGCGGCTGCCGAGACCGCGCGACTGCGCACGGCCACCCTGGCGCCGGTCCGCGAGGGAGAGGTGCTCCCGCAGACCGAGGTCGAGCCGTCGATCCGGCCCGACGACGTCGACGAGGTGGACGACCTCGAGATCGCGGCATCCGTCGACACGCCCGTGCCCCCGTCCATCGCTCCGCCGCTCGGCGTCCTGCCCCAGGCCACGGCCACGCCCCCGCGGGGAGGGCGCCCTGCGCCCGGCGGTCCGCAGCGCTACGGCGAAGCGGTCGTCCGCCAGGTGCTCGGAGCGACGTTCATCCGAGAAGAGCCGTACGAGCCCCCGACGAGGTTCAGCTAG
- the recR gene encoding recombination mediator RecR, with protein MYDGIVQDLIDEFGRLPGIGPKSAQRITFHILQTPSFDVSHLAELLAEVRDKVRFCEICGNVSEQDRCAICRDPRRNQTLICVVEDAKDVAAIERTREFRGLYHVLGGAISPIAGIGPDDLRIAQLMQRLADGTVQEVILATNPNLEGEATATYLSRLLHTLEITVTRLASGLPVGGDLEYADEVTLGRAFEGRRTL; from the coding sequence ATGTACGACGGCATCGTCCAGGACCTCATCGATGAGTTCGGGCGGCTTCCGGGCATCGGCCCGAAATCCGCGCAGCGCATCACGTTCCACATCCTGCAGACCCCGAGCTTCGACGTCTCGCATCTCGCCGAACTGCTGGCCGAGGTGCGCGACAAGGTCAGGTTCTGCGAGATCTGCGGCAACGTCTCGGAGCAGGATCGCTGCGCGATCTGCCGCGACCCCCGGCGGAATCAGACGCTCATCTGCGTCGTCGAAGACGCGAAGGACGTCGCGGCCATCGAGCGCACGCGCGAGTTCCGCGGGCTGTATCACGTGCTCGGGGGAGCGATCAGCCCGATCGCCGGGATCGGTCCCGATGACCTCCGCATCGCGCAGCTCATGCAGCGCCTCGCCGACGGGACGGTGCAGGAGGTCATCCTCGCCACCAACCCCAACCTCGAGGGCGAGGCGACGGCGACCTACCTGAGCCGCCTGCTGCACACGCTCGAGATCACCGTGACGCGTCTGGCTTCCGGCCTGCCGGTGGGAGGAGACCTCGAGTACGCCGACGAAGTCACCCTCGGCCGCGCGTTCGAGGGGCGGCGCACGCTGTGA
- a CDS encoding DMT family transporter has product MSSTPLAPAPARFSTKGWVLFAVMALLWGVPYLFIKEAVDSYSPAAVVAGRTLIGALLLLPLALHRRALRPALKLWPWVLAFGAIEMAGPFLLLGHAEQTLPSGLTGLLVATVPLFAAIIAFSRGDKGILRPVRAGGLLIGFVGVGIIVAGPGLAVGGAGSLLAIGEVLLVAVCYAIAPFIVATKLKDVPSLGTITLSLFAVGLFYLPIGLLTQHEVPTVRSTVSLVALGVLCTALAFMAFFALIAEVGPARAPLFTYVNPVVAIILGTILLGEELSFGLLIGFPLVILGCWLAATGGIVARRARPGPAPLGEADLP; this is encoded by the coding sequence GTGAGCTCGACGCCGCTCGCCCCGGCACCCGCGCGTTTCAGCACCAAGGGCTGGGTGCTCTTCGCCGTCATGGCCCTGCTGTGGGGAGTTCCCTACCTCTTCATCAAAGAGGCGGTCGACTCCTACTCGCCCGCGGCCGTCGTCGCGGGGCGCACGCTGATCGGCGCGCTGCTCCTCCTGCCGCTCGCGCTGCACCGCCGCGCGCTGCGCCCCGCCCTGAAGCTCTGGCCGTGGGTGCTGGCCTTCGGGGCGATCGAGATGGCCGGACCGTTCCTCCTCCTGGGTCACGCCGAGCAGACGCTGCCGTCGGGCCTGACCGGACTCCTCGTCGCGACGGTGCCGCTCTTCGCCGCCATCATCGCCTTCTCCCGCGGCGACAAGGGCATCCTGCGGCCCGTCCGCGCCGGCGGACTCCTCATCGGCTTCGTCGGGGTCGGGATCATCGTCGCCGGCCCGGGGCTCGCCGTCGGGGGCGCCGGCAGCCTCCTCGCGATCGGCGAGGTCCTCCTCGTCGCGGTCTGCTACGCGATCGCCCCGTTCATCGTCGCCACGAAGCTCAAGGACGTGCCGTCGCTCGGCACGATCACCCTCTCGCTCTTCGCGGTCGGGCTCTTCTACCTGCCGATCGGGCTCCTGACGCAGCACGAGGTGCCGACGGTCCGCAGCACGGTCTCGCTCGTCGCGCTCGGAGTGCTGTGCACCGCCCTCGCGTTCATGGCCTTCTTCGCGCTCATCGCCGAGGTGGGACCTGCCCGGGCGCCCCTGTTCACCTACGTCAACCCTGTCGTCGCGATCATCCTCGGCACGATCCTGCTCGGCGAGGAGCTGAGCTTCGGCCTTCTCATCGGCTTCCCGCTCGTCATCCTGGGCTGCTGGCTCGCCGCGACGGGCGGGATCGTGGCGCGGCGCGCGAGACCCGGCCCCGCGCCGCTGGGCGAAGCGGATCTTCCCTGA
- a CDS encoding aspartate kinase, giving the protein MALIVQKYGGSSVADAESIKRVAKRIVDTRRAGHEVVVAVSAMGDTTDELLDLANQVSPIPAPRELDMLLSSGERISMALLAMAIHSMGFEARSFTGSQAGMITTADHGSARIVDVTPVRLREALDEGAIVIVAGFQGFNRDTRDITTLGRGGSDTTAVALAAALDADVCEIYSDVEGIFTADPRVVPKARKLGVVSAEEMLELAANGAKVLYIRAVEYARRHGVLIHARSTFSSGVGTYVLGQGMSIPDGQEGEEMEEPIVAGVATDLSQAKITVIGVPDVPGKAAEIFKVVARSGANVDMIVQNVSVAATGRTDISFTVPKTDAATALKALAGDQSQVGFESLVHDDQIGKLSVVGAGMRTHSGVSATLFEALSVAGINIEMISTSEIRISVVVRGSDLGEAARVVHSAYGLDGDTEATVYAGTGR; this is encoded by the coding sequence GTGGCGCTGATCGTCCAGAAGTACGGCGGGTCCTCCGTCGCCGACGCGGAGAGCATCAAGCGGGTCGCGAAGCGCATCGTCGACACGCGCCGTGCCGGTCACGAGGTCGTCGTCGCGGTGAGCGCGATGGGCGACACGACTGACGAGCTGCTCGACCTCGCGAACCAGGTCTCGCCCATCCCCGCACCGCGCGAGCTCGACATGCTGCTCTCGAGCGGCGAGCGGATCTCGATGGCGCTCCTCGCGATGGCCATCCACTCGATGGGGTTCGAGGCGCGATCCTTCACGGGCAGCCAGGCCGGCATGATCACGACCGCCGACCACGGCTCGGCGCGCATCGTCGACGTCACTCCGGTGCGCCTCCGCGAGGCGCTCGACGAGGGCGCGATCGTCATCGTGGCGGGCTTCCAGGGCTTCAACCGCGATACCCGCGACATCACGACGCTCGGGCGTGGAGGCTCGGACACGACCGCCGTCGCCCTGGCCGCGGCGCTCGACGCCGACGTCTGCGAGATCTACAGCGACGTCGAGGGCATCTTCACGGCCGACCCCCGCGTCGTGCCGAAAGCGCGCAAGCTGGGAGTGGTCTCGGCGGAGGAGATGCTCGAGCTCGCGGCGAACGGGGCGAAGGTGCTGTACATCCGCGCCGTCGAGTACGCGCGCCGTCACGGCGTGCTCATCCACGCCCGCTCCACGTTCAGCTCGGGCGTGGGGACCTACGTGCTGGGCCAGGGGATGAGCATCCCCGACGGTCAAGAGGGAGAAGAGATGGAAGAGCCCATCGTCGCCGGCGTCGCCACCGACCTGAGCCAGGCGAAGATCACCGTCATCGGGGTCCCCGACGTCCCGGGCAAGGCCGCCGAGATCTTCAAGGTCGTCGCGAGGTCCGGCGCCAACGTCGACATGATCGTGCAGAACGTGTCGGTGGCCGCGACCGGCCGCACCGACATCTCGTTCACGGTTCCCAAGACCGATGCCGCCACCGCCCTCAAGGCCCTCGCGGGCGACCAGTCCCAGGTCGGCTTCGAGAGCCTCGTCCACGACGACCAGATCGGGAAGCTCTCGGTCGTCGGTGCGGGCATGCGCACGCACTCGGGCGTCTCGGCGACGCTCTTCGAGGCGCTCTCGGTCGCGGGCATCAACATCGAGATGATCTCGACCTCCGAGATCCGCATCTCGGTCGTCGTGCGCGGCAGCGATCTCGGCGAGGCCGCGCGCGTCGTGCACAGCGCGTACGGACTCGACGGCGACACCGAGGCCACGGTGTACGCCGGCACCGGCCGCTAG
- the coaBC gene encoding bifunctional phosphopantothenoylcysteine decarboxylase/phosphopantothenate--cysteine ligase CoaBC: MFIVVGVTGGIAAYKTVHLVRLLVTGGHDVHVIPTADALKFVGLTTWEAISRNPVTTSVHEDVSEVRHVALGRRAELVIVAPATANTLAAMTAGLADDLLGTTLLATSAPVVVAPAMHTEMWRHPATTANVETLRSRGVHIVGPADGPLTGGDSGPGRMAEPEQIVASALAIVSADGDLAGLRVAVSTGGTREPIDPVRYIGNRSSGRQGAEVAVAAAERGARVRLVAAHVDEGALAEASAHPRIEITRVGTAEELGAAMREAATDAEAVVMVAAVADYRVAEVADRKLSKEDGPLQTLALLQNEDILAGLVAHRAEGQTIVGFAAETPEDDADLLERGRRKRRRKGVDLLVVNKVGWNSGFESGDNRVIVVGADDEVVAEASGSKREVADAVWDAVVGVRSS, translated from the coding sequence ATGTTCATCGTAGTCGGCGTGACGGGTGGCATCGCCGCCTACAAGACGGTGCACCTCGTGCGGCTCCTCGTGACGGGCGGCCACGACGTGCACGTCATCCCCACGGCCGACGCGCTGAAGTTCGTCGGGCTGACGACGTGGGAGGCGATCAGCCGCAACCCCGTCACGACGTCGGTGCACGAGGACGTCTCGGAGGTGCGTCACGTCGCGCTCGGCCGCAGGGCGGAACTCGTGATCGTCGCGCCGGCGACGGCCAACACCCTCGCCGCGATGACCGCGGGGCTCGCGGACGACCTGCTGGGCACGACGCTGCTCGCGACGTCGGCGCCCGTCGTCGTCGCGCCCGCCATGCACACCGAGATGTGGCGCCACCCCGCCACGACGGCTAACGTGGAGACCCTCCGCAGCCGGGGCGTGCACATCGTCGGACCCGCCGACGGACCTCTCACGGGCGGTGACAGCGGGCCCGGACGGATGGCGGAGCCCGAGCAGATCGTCGCGTCGGCGCTCGCGATCGTGTCGGCCGACGGCGACCTGGCCGGACTCAGGGTCGCCGTCTCGACGGGTGGGACGCGCGAGCCCATCGATCCCGTCCGCTACATCGGCAACCGCTCGAGCGGGCGGCAAGGAGCCGAGGTCGCCGTCGCCGCGGCGGAGCGCGGCGCACGCGTTCGGCTCGTGGCGGCCCACGTCGACGAAGGGGCGCTCGCCGAGGCATCCGCTCACCCTCGCATCGAGATCACTCGCGTGGGGACCGCGGAGGAGCTCGGTGCCGCGATGCGCGAGGCGGCGACGGATGCCGAGGCCGTCGTCATGGTCGCGGCCGTCGCCGACTACCGCGTCGCCGAGGTGGCCGACCGCAAGCTCAGCAAAGAGGACGGGCCGCTGCAGACGCTCGCGCTCCTCCAGAACGAGGACATCCTCGCGGGGCTCGTGGCCCACCGCGCCGAGGGGCAGACGATCGTCGGCTTCGCCGCGGAGACGCCCGAGGACGACGCCGATCTGCTCGAGCGGGGGCGGCGCAAGCGCCGTCGCAAAGGCGTGGATCTGCTCGTCGTGAACAAGGTGGGCTGGAACTCGGGCTTCGAGTCGGGCGACAACCGCGTCATCGTCGTCGGGGCCGACGACGAGGTCGTCGCCGAGGCATCCGGATCCAAGCGCGAAGTCGCCGACGCCGTCTGGGACGCCGTCGTGGGGGTGCGGAGCTCCTAG